A DNA window from Actinomadura luzonensis contains the following coding sequences:
- a CDS encoding amidohydrolase family protein produces the protein MSLTPDPAPDLVPAGLARAIAELPLVDHHVHGATHRDLSRRAFEELITESDRPVPEWMTSFDSQAGYAVLRHCAPILGLAPHCSPEEYLARRARLGAAEVNRRLLAASGIAHFLVETGYRGEEVLGPSGMAEASGVPADEVVRLETVAEQVAADGCPAEAFAGRFEEALWERSRTARGLKTVAAYRCGLDLDPARPAAGEVAEAAGRWFAAGGRLADPVLARHLIWAGLDRGLPLQFHIGFGDPDVDLRRADPLLLRGLIELAEPTGVPLLLLHCYPYQRHAGFLAHAYPHVFFDVGLGVTFSGARAAALVAESLEVAPFAKILFSSDAWGPAELHHLGAELWRRATARVLGGFVAEGEWSPGQALRVAAMIGSGNARRVYGLPPLDPRGHGQTTHD, from the coding sequence ATGTCCCTCACACCCGATCCCGCCCCTGACCTCGTGCCCGCCGGGCTCGCGCGGGCCATCGCGGAGCTGCCGCTGGTGGACCACCACGTGCACGGCGCCACGCACCGCGACCTGTCGCGCCGCGCGTTCGAGGAGCTGATCACCGAGTCCGACCGGCCGGTGCCCGAGTGGATGACCTCGTTCGACTCCCAGGCCGGGTACGCCGTCCTTCGCCACTGCGCCCCCATCCTCGGCCTCGCCCCGCACTGCTCCCCCGAGGAGTACCTCGCCCGCCGCGCCCGGCTCGGCGCGGCCGAGGTCAACCGCCGCCTGCTGGCCGCCTCCGGCATCGCCCACTTCCTCGTCGAGACCGGCTACCGGGGCGAGGAGGTGCTGGGGCCGTCCGGGATGGCCGAGGCGAGCGGCGTCCCCGCCGACGAGGTCGTGCGGCTGGAGACGGTGGCCGAGCAGGTGGCCGCGGACGGGTGCCCGGCGGAGGCGTTCGCCGGCCGGTTCGAGGAGGCGCTGTGGGAGCGCAGCCGCACCGCGCGCGGGCTCAAGACGGTCGCCGCCTACCGGTGCGGCCTCGATCTCGACCCGGCCAGGCCCGCCGCCGGCGAGGTGGCCGAGGCGGCCGGCCGCTGGTTCGCGGCGGGCGGCCGGCTGGCCGACCCCGTGCTGGCGCGGCACCTGATCTGGGCCGGGCTGGACCGGGGGCTGCCGCTGCAGTTCCACATCGGCTTCGGCGACCCCGACGTGGACCTGCGCCGCGCCGACCCGCTGCTGCTGCGCGGGCTGATCGAGCTGGCCGAGCCCACCGGGGTGCCGCTGCTGCTGCTCCACTGCTATCCCTACCAGCGGCACGCCGGGTTCCTGGCGCACGCCTACCCGCACGTGTTCTTCGACGTCGGGCTCGGCGTGACCTTCAGCGGGGCGCGGGCCGCCGCCCTGGTGGCGGAGAGCCTGGAGGTGGCGCCGTTCGCGAAGATCCTGTTCTCCTCCGACGCGTGGGGGCCCGCCGAGCTGCACCACCTCGGGGCGGAGCTGTGGCGGCGGGCGACGGCGCGGGTGCTCGGCGGGTTCGTCGCGGAGGGGGAGTGGTCGCCCGGGCAGGCGCTCCGGGTGGCCGCCATGATCGGCTCGGGCAACGCCCGCCGCGTCTACGGCCTCCCGCCCCTCGATCCCCGGGGGCATGGACAGACGACCCACGACTGA
- a CDS encoding glycoside hydrolase family 2 TIM barrel-domain containing protein codes for MDLETFAPGSGLLAPRAALHSDAPALDLNGTWRFRLSPHADVPEDFADPGYDDTGWDELPVPSHWPLHGHGAPAYTNVSYPFPVDPPHVPDENPTGDHRRVFDLPEGWSGGRLRFEGADSLARVWLNGHELGFWTGSRLPAEFDAGPWLRPGRNVLAVRVHQWSAASYLEDQDMWWLPGIFRDVTLTQSTADVFVRATHDGRLSFDGPGGRLDLPELGVAGLEPGVEVRVAAEPWTAETPRLYDATVTFPGETVRLRVGFRTISIEDGVLLANGRPLLLKGVNRHEFHPARGRAVTRETMREDVLLMKRHNVNAVRTSHYPPHPAFLDLCDELGLWVVDECDLETHGFGQVGWRGNPTDDPRYEAALLDRMRRMVERDKNHPSVVMWSLGNEAGVGRNLAVMAGWARDRDPSRPLHYEGDWSCAHTDVYSRMYASHAEVEAIGRRAEDPLDDPALDARRRAMPFLQCEYAHAMGNGPGGLAEYQELFERHPRLAGGFVWEWIDHGLAHPALGYAYGGDFGEPLHDANFVIDGLVFPDRTPSPGLDDLKKVFEPVRFSFADGTVRIVNGHGFRDLSHLRFVATVEVEGEVVAEHRLEVPADGGEVKLPDPAYGAANPRAERWLTVRALLAGDEPWAAAGHEVAWSQTRLSPSPATDTPATDLPATDTPPTGTPIIDGGVPASPAAPETAVPQAVALVRDGDELTAPGGSAFDARTGRLVRLFGLDVTGPRLDLWRAPTDNDRYGGLEARWRALGLHRLTHRTDAAEPDGDTLTVRTRVAPAASDLGMRATYRWTAGADGGLLLRVEIEPEGDWPGPIPRLGLSMTLPGTAVDRVTWFGRGPGEAYPDTGLAARVGRWTATLDELQTPYVHPQENGHRAEVRWADFGPFLVSGDPVFGMTARRWGTEELAAARHRPDLVPGDRVHLHLDLAHQGIGTATCGPGTLPAYDLHARPATFTLRFTPA; via the coding sequence ATGGATCTCGAGACTTTCGCCCCCGGCTCCGGACTGCTCGCCCCCCGGGCGGCCCTTCACTCCGACGCGCCCGCCCTCGACCTCAACGGCACGTGGCGCTTCCGCCTGTCACCGCACGCCGATGTCCCCGAGGACTTCGCCGACCCCGGCTACGACGACACCGGCTGGGACGAGCTGCCGGTGCCCTCCCACTGGCCGCTGCACGGCCACGGCGCGCCCGCCTACACCAACGTCTCCTACCCGTTCCCCGTCGACCCGCCGCACGTCCCCGACGAGAACCCGACCGGCGACCACCGCCGCGTGTTCGACCTGCCCGAGGGCTGGAGCGGCGGCCGGCTGCGCTTCGAGGGGGCCGACTCGCTGGCCCGGGTCTGGCTCAACGGCCACGAGCTGGGCTTCTGGACCGGCAGCCGGCTGCCCGCCGAGTTCGACGCGGGCCCCTGGCTGCGGCCCGGCCGCAACGTGCTGGCCGTGCGGGTGCACCAGTGGTCGGCCGCCAGCTACCTGGAGGACCAGGACATGTGGTGGCTGCCCGGCATCTTCCGGGACGTCACGCTCACCCAGTCCACGGCCGACGTCTTCGTGCGCGCCACGCACGACGGCCGGCTCAGCTTCGACGGCCCGGGCGGCCGGCTCGACCTGCCCGAGCTGGGCGTCGCCGGCCTGGAGCCGGGCGTCGAGGTGCGGGTCGCGGCCGAGCCGTGGACGGCCGAGACGCCCCGCCTGTACGACGCGACCGTAACCTTCCCCGGCGAGACGGTGCGGCTGCGCGTCGGCTTCCGCACGATCTCCATCGAGGACGGCGTGCTGCTCGCCAACGGCCGCCCGCTGCTGCTCAAGGGCGTCAACCGGCACGAGTTCCACCCCGCGCGCGGCCGCGCGGTCACCCGCGAGACCATGCGCGAGGACGTGCTGCTGATGAAGCGGCACAACGTCAACGCCGTCCGCACCAGCCACTACCCGCCCCACCCCGCCTTCCTCGACCTGTGCGACGAGCTGGGCCTGTGGGTGGTCGACGAGTGCGACCTGGAGACGCACGGCTTCGGCCAGGTCGGCTGGCGCGGCAACCCCACCGACGACCCCCGCTACGAGGCCGCCCTGCTCGACCGAATGCGCCGCATGGTCGAACGCGACAAGAACCACCCGAGCGTCGTCATGTGGTCGCTCGGCAACGAGGCGGGCGTCGGCCGCAACCTCGCCGTCATGGCCGGCTGGGCCCGCGACCGCGACCCGTCCCGGCCCCTCCACTACGAGGGCGACTGGTCCTGCGCCCACACCGACGTCTACTCCCGCATGTACGCCTCCCACGCCGAGGTCGAGGCCATCGGCCGCCGCGCCGAGGACCCGCTGGACGACCCCGCGCTGGACGCGCGGCGGCGGGCGATGCCGTTCCTGCAGTGCGAGTACGCCCACGCCATGGGCAACGGGCCCGGCGGCCTCGCCGAGTACCAGGAGCTGTTCGAGCGCCACCCGAGGCTGGCCGGCGGCTTCGTCTGGGAGTGGATCGACCACGGCCTCGCGCACCCCGCCCTCGGCTACGCCTACGGCGGCGACTTCGGCGAGCCGCTGCACGACGCGAACTTCGTCATCGACGGGCTCGTGTTCCCCGACCGCACGCCGTCGCCCGGCCTGGACGACCTGAAGAAGGTGTTCGAGCCGGTCCGGTTCTCCTTCGCGGACGGGACGGTGCGGATCGTCAACGGGCACGGCTTCCGCGACCTGTCCCACCTGCGGTTCGTCGCCACGGTCGAGGTGGAGGGGGAGGTCGTCGCCGAGCACCGGCTGGAGGTGCCGGCGGACGGCGGCGAGGTGAAGCTGCCCGATCCGGCGTACGGCGCGGCGAACCCGCGGGCGGAGCGCTGGCTGACGGTGCGCGCCCTGCTGGCGGGCGACGAGCCGTGGGCGGCGGCGGGCCACGAGGTCGCCTGGTCCCAGACCCGGCTGTCCCCGTCCCCGGCCACCGACACGCCCGCCACCGACCTGCCGGCCACCGACACGCCTCCCACCGGCACCCCGATCATCGACGGCGGCGTCCCGGCGTCCCCGGCCGCGCCCGAGACGGCCGTGCCGCAGGCCGTCGCGCTGGTCCGCGACGGCGACGAGCTGACCGCGCCCGGCGGGTCGGCGTTCGACGCCCGGACCGGGCGGCTGGTGCGGCTGTTCGGCCTGGACGTGACGGGCCCGCGCCTCGACCTGTGGCGCGCGCCCACCGACAACGACCGCTACGGCGGGCTCGAGGCCCGCTGGCGCGCCCTGGGCCTGCACCGCCTCACCCACCGCACGGACGCCGCCGAGCCGGACGGCGACACGCTCACCGTCCGCACCCGCGTCGCCCCCGCCGCCTCCGACCTCGGGATGCGGGCGACGTACCGGTGGACCGCCGGCGCGGACGGCGGACTGCTGCTGCGGGTGGAGATCGAGCCCGAGGGCGACTGGCCCGGCCCGATCCCGCGCCTCGGCCTCAGCATGACCCTGCCCGGCACGGCCGTGGACCGGGTCACCTGGTTCGGGCGCGGCCCCGGCGAGGCGTACCCGGACACCGGCCTCGCCGCCCGGGTCGGCCGCTGGACCGCCACCCTCGACGAGCTGCAGACCCCGTACGTCCACCCGCAGGAGAACGGCCACCGCGCCGAGGTGCGCTGGGCGGACTTCGGGCCGTTCCTGGTCTCCGGCGACCCGGTGTTCGGGATGACGGCCCGCCGCTGGGGCACCGAGGAGCTGGCCGCCGCGCGGCACCGTCCGGACCTGGTGCCGGGGGACCGCGTGCACCTGCACCTGGACCTCGCCCACCAGGGCATCGGCACGGCCACCTGCGGCCCCGGCACGCTGCCCGCCTACGACCTGCACGCCCGCCCCGCCACGTTCACCCTCCGCTTCACCCCCGCCTGA
- the tuf gene encoding elongation factor Tu, which produces MAKQAYVRNKPHLNIGTMGHVDHGKTTLTAAITKVLAERGQATYTPFERIDRTPEEASRGITINISHVEYETDTRHYAHVDMPGHADYVKNMITGAAQLDGAILVVSAHDGIMPQTREHVLLARRVGVEHLVVAVNKADGADPELTDLVELELADLLAAHGYGDAPMVRVSGLRALEGDPVWTASVEALLRAVDEHVPVPVRYVDAPFLMPVENVLTVTGRGTVVTGAIERGSVRVGDQVEAVGFGGGFGAVVTGVETFGKTMERGEAGDNAAVLLRGVRREQVRRGMVLAEPGSQRERAAFTARVYLLTPEEGGRRRPVVSGYRPQFYLRTTDVPGELRLDGPAQPGETVEAAVELGRPVALEPGLGFAIREGGLTVGAGTILTA; this is translated from the coding sequence ATGGCCAAGCAGGCCTACGTACGCAACAAGCCGCATCTCAACATCGGCACGATGGGGCACGTCGACCACGGCAAGACCACGCTGACCGCGGCCATCACGAAGGTGCTGGCCGAGCGCGGCCAGGCCACGTACACGCCGTTCGAGCGGATCGACCGCACCCCGGAGGAGGCCTCCAGGGGCATCACGATCAACATCTCGCACGTCGAGTACGAGACCGACACCCGCCACTACGCCCACGTGGACATGCCGGGCCACGCCGACTACGTGAAGAACATGATCACGGGGGCGGCGCAGCTCGACGGCGCGATCCTCGTCGTGTCCGCGCACGACGGCATCATGCCGCAGACCCGCGAGCACGTGCTGCTGGCCCGGCGGGTCGGCGTCGAGCACCTGGTGGTGGCCGTCAACAAGGCCGACGGCGCCGACCCGGAGCTGACCGACCTGGTGGAGCTGGAGCTGGCGGACCTGCTGGCCGCGCACGGCTACGGCGACGCGCCGATGGTCCGGGTGTCCGGGCTGCGGGCGCTGGAGGGCGACCCGGTCTGGACGGCGTCGGTCGAGGCGCTGCTGCGGGCGGTGGACGAGCACGTCCCGGTGCCGGTCAGGTACGTGGACGCGCCGTTCCTCATGCCGGTCGAGAACGTGCTGACGGTCACCGGCCGCGGCACGGTCGTCACCGGGGCCATCGAACGCGGCTCGGTGCGGGTCGGCGACCAGGTCGAGGCGGTCGGGTTCGGCGGCGGGTTCGGCGCGGTCGTGACGGGCGTCGAGACGTTCGGCAAGACGATGGAGCGGGGCGAGGCCGGCGACAACGCGGCCGTGCTGCTGCGCGGGGTGCGCCGCGAGCAGGTGCGGCGCGGCATGGTGCTGGCCGAGCCGGGCAGCCAGCGCGAGCGGGCGGCGTTCACCGCGCGCGTCTACCTGCTGACGCCGGAGGAGGGCGGCCGGCGGCGGCCGGTCGTCTCCGGGTACCGGCCGCAGTTCTACCTGCGCACCACCGACGTGCCCGGCGAGCTGCGCCTGGACGGGCCCGCGCAGCCGGGCGAGACCGTCGAGGCGGCGGTGGAGCTGGGCCGGCCGGTGGCGCTGGAGCCGGGGCTCGGGTTCGCGATCCGCGAGGGCGGGCTGACGGTCGGCGCGGGCACGATCCTCACCGCCTGA
- a CDS encoding putative quinol monooxygenase: MSFYVRARFDVRDERRPEFEEAVRALRAQAEEEPGTLAYRWFADGPGGYLVIEEYADAAAALAHNQRGAEPLARVAQCADLVFAEVYGSAGPELREWVESHPQVTAFPEVRPGG, encoded by the coding sequence ATGAGCTTCTACGTAAGGGCGCGCTTCGACGTGCGCGACGAACGCCGGCCGGAGTTCGAGGAGGCGGTGCGGGCCCTGCGCGCACAGGCCGAGGAGGAGCCGGGCACGCTGGCCTACCGCTGGTTCGCCGACGGGCCCGGCGGCTACCTGGTGATCGAGGAGTACGCCGACGCGGCGGCGGCCCTCGCGCACAACCAGCGCGGCGCCGAGCCGCTGGCGCGGGTGGCGCAGTGCGCGGACCTGGTCTTCGCCGAGGTGTACGGCTCCGCCGGGCCCGAGCTGCGGGAGTGGGTGGAGTCGCATCCGCAGGTCACCGCCTTCCCGGAGGTCCGGCCGGGCGGATAA
- the menC gene encoding o-succinylbenzoate synthase: MFGVRELRAIAEFEQVYALFEAIWRFGDAAPPVTVELMRALTHAGGYAAGAFDGDRLVGASVGFLAAGDALRSHVTGAVVPGAGHALKLHQRSWARQRGLARVTWTFDPLVRRDAHFSLAKLGARPVAYLPDFYGVTGDAIGLGEESDRLLTEWPTAPGPAPVPAPGCPRGAAVALADDGGRPVPGRAAARRYGAGGGPRRRRAAARRRPGRGPRLAARRTGRARRAHGRGPGRHRVLQQVLLRCGEEGVKITGVELRRIAMPLVAPFRTSFGTETARDVLLVRVVTPEAEGWGECVAMSEPHYSPEYVDGAADVIRRFLLPALPPALDAEAVGRALEPVKGHRMAKAALETAVLDAQLRAAGESFGRFLGAARTRVPCGVSVGIMDTIPQLLDAVAGYLDEGYVRIKLKIEPGWDVEPVRAVRERFGDDVLLQVDANAAYTLADAPRLAKLDAFDLLLVEQPLANDDLVQHARLARLLRTPICLDESIESAAHAAAAIELGSCSIVNIKPGRLGGYLEARRVHDLCRAHGVAVWCGGMLETGLGRAANVALAALPGFTLPGDTSGSRRYYATDVTEPFELADGHLRVPSGPGLGVEPLPEVLAEVTTATEWIAL; this comes from the coding sequence GTGTTCGGGGTCAGGGAGCTGCGCGCGATCGCGGAGTTCGAGCAGGTCTACGCGCTGTTCGAGGCCATCTGGCGCTTCGGCGACGCGGCGCCGCCCGTCACGGTGGAGCTGATGCGGGCGCTGACGCACGCCGGCGGGTACGCGGCCGGCGCGTTCGACGGCGACCGGCTGGTGGGGGCGTCGGTCGGGTTCCTGGCGGCCGGCGACGCGCTGCGCTCGCACGTCACCGGCGCGGTCGTGCCCGGCGCGGGGCACGCGCTCAAGCTGCACCAGCGGAGCTGGGCGCGGCAGCGCGGGCTGGCGCGCGTCACCTGGACCTTCGACCCGCTGGTGCGCCGCGACGCGCACTTCAGCCTGGCCAAGCTGGGGGCGCGGCCGGTGGCGTACCTGCCGGACTTCTACGGCGTGACGGGTGACGCGATCGGCCTCGGTGAGGAGTCCGACCGGCTGCTGACCGAATGGCCGACGGCGCCCGGCCCCGCGCCCGTTCCCGCGCCGGGCTGCCCGCGCGGGGCGGCGGTGGCGCTCGCCGACGACGGCGGCCGGCCGGTGCCCGGCCGGGCGGCCGCGCGACGATACGGTGCTGGTGGCGGTCCCCGCCGACGTCGAGCGGCTGCGCGGCGCCGACCCGGGCGCGGCCCGCGCCTGGCGGCACGCCGTACGGGACGTGCTCGGCGGGCTCATGGCCGAGGGCCGGGTCGTCACCGGGTTCTCCAGCAAGTCCTGCTACGTTGTGGAGAAGAAGGCGTGAAGATCACTGGAGTCGAGCTGCGGCGCATCGCGATGCCGCTGGTCGCGCCGTTCCGGACCTCGTTCGGCACCGAGACCGCCCGCGACGTCCTGCTCGTGCGGGTCGTGACGCCGGAGGCCGAGGGCTGGGGCGAGTGCGTGGCCATGTCCGAGCCGCACTACTCCCCCGAGTACGTCGACGGCGCCGCCGACGTGATCCGCCGCTTCCTGCTGCCCGCCCTGCCGCCCGCCCTGGACGCCGAGGCCGTCGGCCGCGCGCTGGAGCCGGTCAAGGGGCACCGCATGGCCAAGGCGGCGCTGGAGACCGCCGTCCTGGACGCGCAGCTCAGGGCCGCCGGCGAGTCGTTCGGCCGGTTCCTCGGCGCCGCCCGCACGCGGGTGCCGTGCGGGGTGTCGGTCGGCATCATGGACACGATCCCGCAGCTCCTCGACGCCGTCGCGGGCTACCTCGACGAGGGGTACGTGCGGATCAAGCTGAAGATCGAGCCCGGCTGGGACGTCGAGCCGGTGCGCGCGGTCCGCGAGCGGTTCGGCGACGACGTGCTGCTCCAGGTTGACGCCAACGCCGCCTACACCCTGGCCGACGCGCCCCGTCTGGCCAAGCTGGACGCCTTCGACCTGCTGCTCGTCGAGCAGCCCCTCGCCAACGACGACCTGGTGCAGCACGCCAGGCTCGCCCGGCTGCTGCGCACCCCGATCTGCCTGGACGAGTCGATCGAGTCGGCCGCGCACGCCGCCGCCGCGATCGAGCTCGGCTCCTGCTCGATCGTCAACATCAAGCCGGGCCGGCTGGGCGGCTACCTGGAGGCGCGGCGGGTGCACGACCTGTGCCGGGCGCACGGGGTCGCGGTGTGGTGCGGCGGCATGCTGGAGACCGGCCTTGGCCGGGCGGCGAACGTGGCGCTCGCCGCGCTGCCCGGCTTCACGCTGCCGGGCGACACCTCCGGGTCGCGGCGCTACTACGCGACGGACGTGACGGAGCCGTTCGAGCTGGCGGACGGGCACCTGCGGGTGCCGTCCGGGCCGGGGCTCGGCGTCGAGCCGCTGCCCGAGGTGCTGGCGGAGGTCACCACGGCCACGGAGTGGATCGCGCTGTGA
- a CDS encoding acyclic terpene utilization AtuA family protein, protein MLRIGTWRSADTIDLVACGWRDSSPGPAEPGIKLIFSTGGRLPDLPGLRAGTRVARGAEEIAGQLLRGMDVVLIEPGSCPAAPVMAAGMWHYGWTGADLGALAGAAVAGLALAAQPGPCAVEIGRDGRGPRRARVGGGGAGGARRPLLRRPLPHAAGDGAAGVGPAQPGGPEPGAHRSLRRRPVGRGDGRPVVRHGSARPRHGIASP, encoded by the coding sequence ATGCTGCGCATCGGCACATGGAGGTCGGCCGACACGATCGACCTCGTCGCCTGCGGGTGGCGCGACAGCAGCCCGGGCCCGGCCGAGCCGGGCATCAAGCTCATCTTCTCCACCGGCGGCCGGCTGCCCGACCTGCCCGGGCTGCGCGCCGGCACCAGGGTGGCGAGGGGCGCCGAGGAGATCGCCGGGCAGCTCCTGCGCGGCATGGACGTCGTGCTCATCGAGCCCGGCTCGTGCCCGGCCGCGCCGGTGATGGCGGCCGGCATGTGGCACTACGGCTGGACCGGCGCCGACCTCGGCGCGCTGGCGGGCGCGGCGGTGGCGGGGCTGGCGCTGGCCGCGCAGCCCGGCCCGTGCGCGGTCGAGATCGGCCGCGACGGCCGCGGCCCTCGACGGGCACGTGTCGGCGGCGGCGGTGCGGGCGGGGCTCGCCGACCGCTTCTCCGGCGGCCGCTACCACACGCCGCAGGTGACGGTGCCGCTGGAGTCGGTCCGGCTCAGCCAGGAGGCCCCGAGCCGGGTGCTCATCGCTCCCTGCGCCGGCGTCCCGTAGGCCGCGGCGACGGACGCCCGGTGGTGCGGCACGGATCGGCGCGGCCCCGCCATGGCATAGCGTCGCCTTGA
- a CDS encoding cation:proton antiporter, with product MVAPPDPVAAPAVAGRLGLPRRMVSLLEGEGLFNDVTAIVLYHVAIVAAVTGAFSWPGALAEFALSAVVAVLVGFGLGWLSARLMDLLGDATLQVGLSLLVPFVSYALADELHGSGVLAVLTTSFYLGDRTADADDVLGRFAAGTFWQVVETLVTGVAFGLIGLELHAVLGTEQGRLRPLLAWGGAVVAVVVLVRLLWLLPAAWLAKRTGGARRADTEIPLSWRETVVMWWAGMRGVASVALVLAIPLTLADGSPFPERAVIVFIAFAVVLVTLLAQGLTLPWLVGRLGVKADTAAERELEKRLAVAAARAAKRRLREIDAAEDLPEEVVEQLARRMMGFGLWISPEAGEEERREAYEARARRVRLVRRVQGEMLSAARQAVLDARRDPYADPAVVSRVLRRLDARSLR from the coding sequence CTGGTCGCGCCGCCCGACCCGGTCGCGGCCCCGGCCGTGGCCGGGCGGCTCGGGCTGCCGCGGCGCATGGTGTCGCTGCTGGAGGGCGAGGGGCTGTTCAACGACGTGACGGCCATCGTGCTCTACCACGTCGCGATCGTGGCCGCGGTGACCGGCGCGTTCTCCTGGCCGGGGGCGCTGGCGGAGTTCGCGCTGTCGGCGGTGGTGGCCGTGCTCGTCGGGTTCGGGCTCGGCTGGCTGAGCGCGCGGCTGATGGACCTGCTCGGCGACGCCACGCTGCAGGTCGGGCTGTCGCTGCTGGTGCCGTTCGTCAGCTACGCCCTGGCCGACGAGCTGCACGGCTCGGGCGTGCTGGCCGTGCTGACCACCTCCTTCTACCTGGGCGACCGCACGGCCGACGCCGACGACGTGCTCGGCAGGTTCGCCGCGGGCACGTTCTGGCAGGTCGTGGAGACGCTGGTGACGGGCGTCGCGTTCGGGCTGATCGGGCTGGAGCTGCACGCCGTGCTCGGCACCGAGCAAGGCCGGCTCCGGCCGCTGCTGGCCTGGGGCGGCGCCGTCGTCGCGGTCGTGGTGCTGGTCCGGCTGCTGTGGCTGCTGCCCGCGGCGTGGCTGGCCAAGAGGACGGGCGGGGCGCGGCGCGCCGACACCGAGATCCCGCTGAGCTGGCGCGAGACCGTCGTCATGTGGTGGGCGGGCATGCGCGGGGTGGCGTCGGTGGCGCTCGTCCTCGCCATCCCGCTGACGCTGGCCGACGGCTCCCCGTTCCCCGAGCGGGCGGTGATCGTGTTCATCGCGTTCGCCGTCGTGCTGGTGACGCTGCTCGCGCAGGGGCTGACGCTGCCGTGGCTGGTCGGCCGGCTCGGCGTCAAGGCGGACACGGCGGCCGAGCGGGAGCTGGAGAAACGCCTGGCCGTCGCCGCCGCGCGGGCGGCCAAGCGGCGGCTACGGGAGATCGACGCGGCCGAGGACCTGCCGGAGGAGGTCGTCGAGCAGCTCGCCCGCCGCATGATGGGGTTCGGGCTGTGGATCAGCCCGGAGGCGGGCGAGGAGGAGCGGCGGGAGGCGTACGAGGCGCGGGCGCGGCGCGTCCGGCTGGTGCGCCGGGTGCAGGGCGAGATGTTGTCGGCCGCCCGCCAGGCGGTGCTCGACGCCCGCCGCGACCCCTACGCCGACCCGGCCGTCGTCTCGCGGGTGCTGCGCCGCCTGGACGCCCGCAGCCTGCGATAG
- a CDS encoding cation:proton antiporter domain-containing protein, giving the protein MGQFVLLVLVLLGALITVPLGERLGLPAPVLMTLLGILLAVLPFVPNVDVPPGIVLPLLLPPLLYAAARRTSWREFAANWRPIFLLAVALVFVTTAAVAAVAHALVPGCRRPPPWRSAPWSRRPTRSRPRPWPGGSGCRGAWCRCWRARGCSTT; this is encoded by the coding sequence GTGGGCCAGTTCGTGCTGCTCGTGCTGGTGCTGCTGGGCGCGCTGATCACCGTGCCGCTCGGCGAGCGGCTGGGGCTGCCCGCGCCCGTGCTCATGACCCTGCTCGGCATCCTGCTGGCCGTCCTGCCGTTCGTGCCGAACGTGGACGTGCCGCCCGGCATCGTCCTGCCCCTGCTGCTGCCGCCGCTGCTGTACGCGGCGGCGCGGCGCACCTCGTGGCGGGAGTTCGCGGCCAACTGGCGGCCGATCTTCCTGCTGGCCGTGGCGCTGGTGTTCGTCACGACGGCGGCCGTGGCGGCGGTCGCGCACGCGCTCGTGCCGGGCTGCCGCCGGCCGCCGCCGTGGCGCTCGGCGCCCTGGTCGCGCCGCCCGACCCGGTCGCGGCCCCGGCCGTGGCCGGGCGGCTCGGGCTGCCGCGGCGCATGGTGTCGCTGCTGGAGGGCGAGGGGCTGTTCAACGACGTGA
- a CDS encoding vitamin K epoxide reductase family protein has protein sequence MTRPAAGVLPRLHALRHSDGWIFGTMLLSACLSLTASFVLSVDALALAADPAADLSCNLNSVVSCGTVGSSWQAHLFGFPNAFLGLMCEPVVITIATAGLGGTRFPRWFMFAAQVVYTLGLVFAYWLLSQSMYVIGALCPWCLLVTVSTTLVWSTLTHVNIRDGNLFLPRRAQAALRAAIAADLDALAVTIWLLALALLIVLRYGAALFG, from the coding sequence GTGACCCGTCCCGCGGCGGGCGTCCTGCCCCGCCTGCACGCCCTGCGCCACTCCGACGGCTGGATCTTCGGCACCATGCTGCTGTCGGCGTGCCTCAGCCTGACCGCGTCGTTCGTGCTGTCGGTGGACGCGCTGGCGCTGGCCGCCGACCCGGCCGCCGACCTGTCGTGCAACCTCAACAGCGTGGTGAGCTGCGGCACGGTGGGCAGCTCGTGGCAGGCGCACCTGTTCGGCTTCCCCAACGCCTTCCTCGGGCTGATGTGCGAGCCGGTCGTGATCACGATCGCGACGGCGGGGCTCGGCGGGACGCGCTTCCCCCGGTGGTTCATGTTCGCGGCGCAGGTGGTGTACACGCTCGGGCTGGTGTTCGCGTACTGGCTGCTGTCGCAGTCGATGTACGTGATCGGCGCGCTGTGCCCGTGGTGCCTGCTGGTGACGGTCTCGACCACGCTGGTCTGGTCCACGCTGACGCACGTCAACATCCGCGACGGCAACCTGTTCCTGCCCCGCCGGGCGCAGGCGGCGCTCCGCGCGGCCATCGCCGCCGACCTGGACGCGCTGGCGGTGACGATCTGGCTGCTCGCGCTCGCCCTGCTGATCGTGCTGCGGTACGGGGCCGCGCTGTTCGGCTGA